From Streptomyces sp. NBC_00775, one genomic window encodes:
- a CDS encoding ABC transporter permease, translated as MNVLNYIQSFFSDGSHWHGYDGIPQRVWEHLQYSAAALAIAAAIGLPIGLITGHTGRGGNALAFVAAGARALPTFGLLVLMFVWLGLGILPVMIPLVVLAVPPVLITTYEAVRNVDPSPVDAARGMGMAEGRILLQVEVPAALPLILSGLRSAAIQIVSTATIAAYVALGGVGRYIVDGLYQRNYEKVVGGATLTATLALLVLVLFWAVGRVTVSPGVRRRRAV; from the coding sequence GTGAACGTGCTGAATTACATCCAGTCCTTCTTCTCCGACGGGTCCCACTGGCACGGCTACGACGGCATCCCGCAGCGTGTGTGGGAGCACCTCCAGTACTCGGCGGCGGCGCTCGCCATCGCCGCGGCCATCGGCCTGCCCATCGGCCTGATCACCGGACACACCGGCCGCGGCGGCAACGCGCTGGCCTTCGTGGCGGCGGGGGCCCGGGCGCTGCCGACCTTCGGGCTGTTGGTGCTGATGTTCGTCTGGCTCGGCCTCGGCATCCTGCCCGTGATGATCCCGCTGGTGGTGCTGGCGGTCCCGCCGGTCCTCATCACCACCTACGAGGCGGTCCGCAATGTCGACCCCTCCCCCGTCGACGCCGCACGGGGCATGGGCATGGCGGAGGGGAGGATCCTGCTCCAGGTCGAGGTGCCCGCGGCGCTGCCGCTGATCCTCAGCGGACTTCGCTCGGCGGCGATCCAGATCGTGTCGACCGCGACGATCGCGGCCTATGTGGCCCTGGGCGGCGTCGGCCGCTACATCGTGGACGGCCTCTACCAGCGCAACTACGAGAAGGTGGTCGGCGGGGCCACGCTCACGGCGACGCTCGCGCTGCTCGTCCTCGTGCTGTTCTGGGCCGTGGGCCGGGTGACGGTGTCCCCGGGCGTGCGCAGGCGCCGCGCGGTCTGA
- a CDS encoding roadblock/LC7 domain-containing protein — MWTGEPESGAVAPVTDVKTAAADFNWLLNRFATETAGVVDVIGVSSDGLLIAVSQLRGQADSERLAAIVSGMTSLAMGASGNYGLGALNKVIIDLEEGHVLVSALGAGAVLGVVASKEAKLGNIAYEMTLFANRAGAVLSPQLVMELKNTVGIAPAG; from the coding sequence ATGTGGACAGGCGAGCCGGAGTCCGGAGCCGTGGCACCGGTGACGGACGTGAAGACCGCCGCTGCCGACTTCAATTGGCTGCTCAATCGATTCGCCACCGAGACGGCCGGGGTCGTCGACGTGATCGGTGTCTCCTCCGACGGACTGCTCATCGCGGTGTCCCAACTGCGCGGACAGGCCGACTCGGAGAGGCTCGCCGCGATCGTCTCCGGTATGACCAGCCTGGCCATGGGCGCGTCCGGCAACTATGGCCTCGGCGCCCTGAACAAGGTCATCATCGACCTGGAGGAAGGGCACGTCCTGGTGTCGGCGCTCGGCGCGGGCGCGGTGCTCGGCGTGGTCGCCTCCAAGGAGGCGAAGCTCGGCAACATCGCGTACGAGATGACCCTCTTCGCCAACCGTGCCGGCGCGGTCCTGAGCCCGCAGCTGGTCATGGAGCTCAAGAACACCGTGGGCATCGCGCCGGCCGGCTGA
- a CDS encoding ABC transporter ATP-binding protein: MIAIEDVSKRYADGTVAVDRLSLQIPNHSITVLVGPSGCGKTTTLRMINRMVEPSSGTIRVNGEDILRQPVNALRRSMGYVIQNAGLFQHRTILDNIATVPRLLGWSKQRARARAAELMERVGLDPGMARRYPYQLSGGQQQRVGVARALAADPPILLMDEPFSAVDPVVRRGLQEELLRIQGELGKAIVFVTHDMDEAITIGDRIAVLRTGGRLAQFAAPDEILSSPADAFVEEFLGADRGIRGLSFLSTRDLALDRSRVFPVGSDWQEIAGREGTPSPVLVTDADGKPLGWADPSVWDGDVQALEPYGQGFEVGRDSLRVALDRAVLSPTGQAVALDAAGRVLGVAGQETVAATIRAARQRRAADAVPRPAESPQGPSQAKAAR; the protein is encoded by the coding sequence TTGATAGCCATCGAAGATGTCAGCAAGCGATACGCCGACGGCACGGTGGCCGTCGATCGCCTGTCTCTCCAGATACCGAACCACTCCATCACCGTTCTCGTCGGACCCTCGGGCTGCGGCAAGACCACCACGCTGCGCATGATCAACCGCATGGTCGAGCCGAGCAGCGGCACGATCCGGGTCAACGGTGAGGACATCCTGCGCCAGCCGGTCAACGCCCTGCGCCGCTCCATGGGTTACGTCATCCAGAACGCCGGGCTCTTCCAGCACCGCACGATCCTCGACAACATCGCCACGGTGCCGCGGCTGCTCGGCTGGTCCAAGCAGCGCGCCCGGGCCCGGGCGGCCGAACTCATGGAACGGGTCGGCCTCGATCCGGGCATGGCCCGCCGCTATCCGTACCAGCTCTCCGGCGGCCAGCAGCAGCGTGTCGGTGTCGCCCGCGCCCTGGCGGCGGACCCGCCGATCCTGCTCATGGACGAGCCGTTCTCCGCGGTCGACCCGGTCGTCCGCCGGGGCCTCCAGGAGGAGTTGCTCCGTATCCAGGGCGAACTCGGCAAGGCGATCGTGTTCGTCACGCACGACATGGACGAGGCCATCACGATCGGCGACCGCATCGCCGTGCTGCGCACCGGCGGCAGGCTCGCCCAGTTCGCCGCCCCCGACGAGATTCTGTCGTCGCCCGCCGATGCGTTCGTGGAGGAGTTCCTGGGCGCCGACCGGGGCATCCGCGGTCTGTCGTTCCTGTCCACCCGCGACCTCGCACTCGACCGCTCCCGGGTCTTCCCCGTCGGCTCCGACTGGCAGGAGATCGCCGGGCGCGAGGGAACGCCGTCGCCCGTCCTGGTGACCGACGCCGACGGAAAGCCGCTGGGCTGGGCCGATCCCTCGGTGTGGGACGGTGACGTCCAGGCCCTGGAGCCGTACGGACAGGGCTTCGAGGTGGGCCGGGACTCGCTGCGGGTCGCTCTCGACCGGGCGGTGCTATCGCCCACCGGTCAGGCCGTCGCGCTGGACGCGGCCGGACGGGTCCTCGGAGTCGCGGGGCAGGAGACGGTCGCCGCCACGATCCGCGCCGCCCGGCAGCGGCGGGCCGCCGACGCCGTGCCGCGCCCGGCGGAGTCTCCGCAGGGCCCGTCGCAGGCGAAGGCCGCGCGATGA
- a CDS encoding DNA-3-methyladenine glycosylase family protein produces MAQHTVEFEVAGPWSLDTSREFWEEMAPLGPASAAGGGGALRTVFHADADWRRVGAEVTQYGSTARVVVAGDGDLVAAAEQVRRFLSLDVDARGWPGVAERDPVIAEVQARWPGLRPCGFHSPYEAAAWAVLTQRTGMTSARRMRDDLIARYGTGGAFPSPEALLGLDYELPWRKTEYLHSVTYAALDGLLDGAWLRALSPGEAVRQVQQVKGLGVFSAELVVLRGAGHPDTLPTQERRLEEEVAERYGPGRGLTEIAENWRPYRTWAALHLRVLRGERLGTAAVRPARAA; encoded by the coding sequence ATGGCACAGCACACAGTCGAATTCGAGGTGGCCGGTCCGTGGTCGCTGGACACGAGCCGGGAGTTCTGGGAGGAGATGGCACCGCTGGGCCCGGCCTCGGCGGCGGGCGGCGGCGGGGCGCTGCGCACGGTCTTCCACGCCGACGCCGACTGGCGCCGTGTCGGCGCGGAGGTGACCCAGTACGGCAGCACGGCCCGGGTCGTGGTGGCCGGAGACGGCGATCTGGTGGCCGCCGCCGAGCAGGTGCGCCGCTTTCTGTCCCTGGACGTCGATGCCCGCGGCTGGCCCGGGGTCGCCGAGCGCGACCCCGTGATCGCCGAGGTCCAGGCCCGCTGGCCGGGCCTGCGGCCGTGCGGGTTCCACTCGCCGTACGAGGCCGCCGCCTGGGCGGTGCTGACCCAGCGCACGGGGATGACGTCGGCCAGGCGCATGCGTGACGACCTCATCGCCCGCTACGGCACGGGCGGCGCGTTCCCCTCCCCCGAGGCCCTGCTCGGCCTGGACTACGAACTCCCCTGGCGCAAGACGGAATACCTGCACTCCGTGACCTACGCCGCACTCGACGGACTCCTCGACGGCGCCTGGCTGCGCGCCCTGAGCCCCGGGGAGGCCGTGCGGCAGGTCCAGCAGGTCAAGGGGCTGGGCGTCTTCTCCGCCGAGCTCGTCGTGCTGCGCGGCGCCGGCCATCCGGACACCCTGCCGACCCAGGAGCGCCGGCTGGAGGAGGAGGTCGCCGAGCGGTACGGGCCGGGGCGCGGCCTCACCGAGATCGCGGAGAACTGGCGGCCCTACCGCACCTGGGCCGCGCTGCACCTGCGTGTCCTGCGCGGCGAGCGGCTGGGTACGGCCGCCGTCCGCCCCGCACGGGCCGCTTGA
- a CDS encoding ABC transporter permease → MNGFFDIPSDLQNSYAGLISWHMQEALIPVLVGLLLALPIGLLCVRFNWLYPPVLWTTTVLYAIPSLAFFVVLIDYTGLSRLTVMIPLCLYSLVVLVPAVVDGIRSVPEETIAAAAAMGIGPVRRYFQVQLPIAVPAIMAGLRVATASSISLVSVGALIGNQGALGNLLTTAMLYHRPVLAVNSVVTTAVLAVLVDALLVLLRRVLTPWQPPTGRGAGRRTSVASTTAGAARTPESVS, encoded by the coding sequence ATGAACGGGTTCTTCGACATCCCGAGCGACCTGCAGAACAGTTACGCCGGCCTGATCTCCTGGCACATGCAGGAGGCCCTGATCCCGGTGCTCGTCGGTCTGTTGCTGGCGCTGCCGATCGGCCTGCTGTGCGTCCGCTTCAACTGGCTCTACCCGCCGGTCCTCTGGACGACCACGGTGCTGTACGCGATCCCGTCACTGGCCTTCTTCGTGGTGCTCATCGACTACACCGGGCTCAGCCGCCTCACGGTGATGATCCCGCTGTGTCTGTACAGCCTGGTGGTCCTCGTCCCGGCGGTCGTCGACGGCATCCGCTCGGTGCCCGAGGAGACGATCGCCGCCGCGGCGGCGATGGGCATCGGCCCGGTACGCCGCTATTTCCAGGTCCAACTCCCCATCGCGGTACCGGCGATCATGGCCGGACTGCGGGTGGCGACCGCCTCCAGCATCAGCCTGGTCAGCGTCGGCGCGCTGATCGGCAACCAGGGCGCGCTCGGCAATCTGCTGACCACCGCGATGCTCTATCACCGGCCCGTCCTCGCTGTGAACTCGGTTGTCACCACCGCGGTCCTCGCGGTGCTGGTCGATGCGCTGCTCGTCCTGCTGCGCCGGGTGCTCACCCCCTGGCAGCCGCCCACCGGCCGCGGGGCCGGGCGCCGTACGTCCGTTGCGTCCACGACCGCGGGCGCGGCCCGCACCCCGGAGAGCGTCTCGTGA
- a CDS encoding DUF742 domain-containing protein codes for MTAGEPSATDGAGWEVEPPASVVRPFLLTAGRIAGGDSLVPPIPIETQVVATDLGLAALDAFVFDQHRDIITVCREPQSLAEIAAKLRMHLNVIRVLADDLRADGQLALYAPQARSNRDVTVLRRVIDGLRAIPDSRGAIREG; via the coding sequence ATGACGGCCGGCGAGCCATCAGCCACCGACGGCGCAGGGTGGGAAGTGGAACCCCCCGCGTCGGTCGTCCGGCCGTTCCTGCTGACCGCGGGGCGGATCGCCGGCGGCGACAGTCTCGTACCACCGATCCCGATCGAGACGCAGGTGGTCGCGACCGATCTGGGTCTTGCCGCGCTGGACGCCTTCGTCTTCGACCAGCACCGCGACATCATCACGGTCTGCCGCGAGCCGCAGTCGCTGGCGGAGATCGCGGCGAAACTGCGGATGCACTTGAATGTGATCCGGGTGCTCGCCGATGATCTGCGCGCGGACGGTCAACTGGCCCTGTACGCACCGCAGGCCCGCTCCAACCGCGATGTCACCGTATTGCGAAGGGTTATCGATGGTCTCCGAGCTATCCCCGACTCCCGGGGCGCGATCCGTGAGGGCTGA
- a CDS encoding GTP-binding protein produces MVSELSPTPGARSVRADAEGPRPPLPVKMVIAGGFGVGKTTTVGAISEIEPLTTEASITSVAAGVDDLTHTPEKMTTTVAMDFGCVTLDPTLKLYLFGTPGQERFGFMWDDLVEGALGGLVIVDTRRLDDCYAAVDYFEHREIPFAVAVNAFDGKVEHDLNDVRWALDVGDHVPLTVFDARERGSVRDALLVVLEHALATAER; encoded by the coding sequence ATGGTCTCCGAGCTATCCCCGACTCCCGGGGCGCGATCCGTGAGGGCTGACGCCGAGGGGCCCCGGCCGCCGCTGCCGGTGAAGATGGTGATCGCGGGCGGCTTCGGCGTGGGCAAGACCACCACGGTGGGCGCCATTTCCGAAATCGAGCCGCTGACCACCGAGGCGTCCATCACCTCGGTCGCCGCGGGCGTCGACGACCTCACCCACACCCCGGAGAAGATGACGACGACCGTCGCCATGGACTTCGGCTGCGTCACCCTCGACCCGACGCTGAAGCTGTATCTGTTCGGGACCCCCGGCCAGGAGCGGTTCGGGTTCATGTGGGACGACCTGGTCGAGGGCGCGCTCGGCGGACTCGTCATAGTCGACACCCGCCGTCTCGACGACTGCTACGCGGCCGTCGACTACTTCGAGCACCGCGAGATCCCCTTCGCGGTGGCCGTCAACGCCTTCGACGGCAAGGTCGAACACGATCTGAACGACGTACGGTGGGCCCTCGACGTCGGCGACCACGTGCCCCTCACCGTGTTCGACGCGCGCGAACGAGGCTCCGTGCGGGACGCGTTGCTCGTCGTACTCGAACACGCGCTGGCCACCGCCGAACGATGA